Within Paenibacillus sabinae T27, the genomic segment TCATTGTGTGGATGGGCATCGCCGCCTCCCAATTTATGTTCCGCCGGGCTTACCTGAAAGCTGGAAATGATGTGAACGATTTAAAATTCAAGACGCCGCTATATCCGGTCGTCCCTATTACGGCATTCATTCTATGCTTCCTGTCTTGTGTATTGATCGTGTTCGACCCGGCGCAAAGAGCGGCATTATTCTATACCATCCCATTCGTTGCTTTATGCTATATTTGCTATTACGTCAAACAAAGCATTCAGAAAAAGAAAATCGGTATCCAGGAAGAGGTTAAAGAAGTTCGAGTGTAATACGGATAGCCACTCCGATATCATGGATTTAAGAACCTTGAGGCCCCGTTAATCTGAGGCCTTAAGGTTCTTCTTGCTTAGGACCGAATCACCCCGAAATCCATTGGCTGCCAACCTTGGTTCAATCCGCCTTCAATAACGAACCGAGCGGCTCCAGAACCGTTGACAGCCCTTTGGATGGATTGGGCAAATGGACGTGAAAGGCCGACAATATACTTAGAATCAAGCCCGTTAGAATAAGCACGGCGTACACGATCAGATCCTTGTGCTGTTTCTTTTTGATCAATTGGGGGATATCCCAGCCGGCCAGCATAACAAACAGCAGGATAATCGCCATAATCTTCATGCTTATTCTCTCTCCTCTTCCACGGTAATCATCGACTTATTGGTCAGACCAGTGTGGACCACCTTCGCATGAGCGTTGACATCCACTTGCAGTTCGGGAAAAACATCATCCCATTTGTCTTTATACTGCCGATTCCACGCTTTCGGATAAGCCCGGTATACAGTGTTGCCGAACCCGAAGATGTCGGAATTAAACGTTGTTTGCGCCTTCTCGATTGTGGACTGTATTCTTCTCTTCGTTTCCAGCTCCAATTCCTGTTCGACATATTGAATGACCTTAGGGTCACTCATATCCAATGGGGAGTTATTTTCATAGACCGTGTTTTCCATATAGATGTCCGCCTGGATTCGGAGCTTGCCGCCCCGGAGAATTGGTTTGATCTTCGTCGCTTTCCGGACCGCCAAGGCGCTGATATTCCCCCCTCCCTTATCCTTTGGAATCTCCACTGTGACAATACTGGACTTCAGCTCATTGCGCAGCCACAGCGCTCCGCGCGTCTCCGCATCATCCAGCCAGCCGACCAGCTTATCTTTGCGGAATACGGCTGCACCGGTAATGACCGTGTGCATCTCCTCTCCGGAAGACCCGTCTTTGTTCTCAACCTCGCTTTGTCTTAGCGCCACCTGAGCAGCGATCGGCTCGCAGCCGTCCGTAAGGAGCATATTAAAAAAGTCTTTTAAGTAGATTCTGATTGCGATATGACGCTTCTCCTCTTCCCTGATTTCCTCGGCCGAAATCTTCTCCCATTTGGCGTTGATCTTCAAAATATCGGCCGCTCTTCCTTCGCTGAACAGAATGTAACTGCGCAGCCGGGATTCCCGGTACCGTACAAAAAAGTCAAGCACGGGCGCAACCCCCTCCCGCGCCAGCTCCTCCCCGATGATAATAATTCGGCTATGGGAGAAGAACAATTGGCGGGGAAGCTTCTTCTGCAGCCTGCGGCAAGCATCCAGCATCGTCACCCCTTTTTCCGACACGACCACGGTTGCTTTTTTTCCATCGCCGCTCCCCGAACCGCCGCTTCCCGAACCGCTGGCCGGTCCGAGCATGTTCGGAACAGCAATCTGCAGCGTGAGCAGGTACTTCCCGTCCTCCATCTTGTCAATGGCGGAGGCAGTCACAATCGACAAATCGTTCAATTCAACCCGGCCCCAGCAGCCGCTTATCGGCAGCATGGCAAGGATCAGCAGCAGCATCCCCAGCTTTCTCATAAGGCGTCCTCCTTTCCTAAGCACGGCTACCCGCCGCGTCTTGGGGGACGCGGCCGTAGTGATCCTTTCATGCGCCGGGGATTGCTCTTGCCGGTCTCGGTCGAGCGGTTGGTCATCCCCCACCAAGGTACGCGTAAGAGAACATCCTTCATATCACTGGCATGAAAGGGAGCCAGCGGCGACAGATAAGGAACGCCGAACGAACGCAGGCGCGCCATATGGATCAGAATAAACAATAAGCCGAGCAGCACGCCATACAGCCCAAGTGTCCCAGCCAGAATCATCATGGGAAACCGCAGCAGCCGGATGGTAATCGCCTGGGAGTAGCTCGGAATAATGAAGGAGGCGATCCCCGTGATGGAGACGATAATGACCATAGGCGCGGATACAATCCCTGCGCTTACGGAAGCTTCGCCAATAACGAGCGCCCCGACAATGCTGACCGCTTGTCCAACTGGGCGGGGCAGGCGTACCCCTGCTTCACGCAGCGCCTCAAATGAAATCTCCATCAGCAGCGCTTCGACAATGGCCGGAAAGGGAACCGATTCACGGGAAGCGGCGGCGCTGAGCAGCAGAGATGTCGGCAGCATCTCCTGATGAAACGTCAGCAGAGCGATGTACAGCGACGGCAGCAGGAGAGCAATGATCAGAAACATATAACGGAGCAGCCGAATGAGCGTCGAGACAACATATCTTTGGTAATAATCCTCGCTGGCCTGCATCATTTCAAAGAAGGTAACGGGAAGAAACAGGGCAAAGGGAGTGGTGTCAATCAGCACCGCGACTTTGCCTTCCAGCAGGTTGGCCACAATCCGGTCGGGGCGCTCCGTGTAGTTAATCTGGGGAAAGATAGAGAACGAGCTGTCCTCGATCAGCTCCTCCACATAGCCGCTCTCCAGAATGGCGTCGATGTCGATCCGGTTCAATCTCTTCCGGACTTCTTCGATGAGCGCCTCATCCGCGATCCCATCCAGATAGGTAATGGCGACATCGGTCTTCGACAATCGCCCCAGCTGGATACCTTCAAACTTCAACTGCGGCGTTCTCAACCTGCGGCGAATTAGAGTGATGTTGGTGACCAGATCTTCCGTAAATCCTTCCCTTGGCCCGCGGATGACGGCTTCGGTAGCCGGCTCCTCAACCGCCCGCATTCCCCAGCCCCTCGCGCTGATATAGAGAGCCTTGTCCACGCCGTCAATCAGCAGCACCGTATCTCCACGCAGAATATGATCTACGACATCTTGAATCTGCCCGCTGGTACTGATCTGCGATGCACTAATAACCTGTTTCCGGAGCAGGCTCTCAAGTCCGGTCAGTGTAAGTCCGGATTTCTGCGTCATTTGCTCGCCATATCTCAGCAAAGGCTCCATAATATCCGTATCCACGATGAGGGTATCCACCATGCCATCCAGGAAAACAATGGCCGCGCCTTGGGAGCCGCCTATTTGAAACTCCCGGAAGATAATGTCGGAGGATCGGTCAAAAATCTTCTTTATCCGGGCTATATCATGTGCAATATTTCCGCTGACTGGCTCGTGATTTGGCGGCGTCACTTGGCCCATTTCCCGTTCACCCTTTCTTAAGATGTACTTCTTCTTTTCCCCCATCCAGTTTCCTGATTTTGGCAACAATCAACATGAGCAGCGGAAGCAGAATAACAAAAGGCAGAGAGAAGAACGGCCAGATCGTGGTAACGAATACAGCATCCTCAACAAGATTTCCATAGGCGGCAATAGAGAAAATAAAGATCAAAACGCCCAGGGGATTAACAACGCAGCGGTAATCCGAAAGCCTGCACCACTGGGCCAGCCCGACTGCGGCGCAATAATAGAGGATTGCGATCTTCGTAAAGCCCGATGAAATCCAGAGCATCATGCCCAGAGTATCCATGTCCGTCAGGAAGCCCAGCTTTTCGATGTACTTGATAAGTTCATGAGTCGGATAATTCATTCTGGCAACGATGGATGGACCGAACACCAGAAGACTGATCAGCACACTTATCGTAAGCAAGCTCCCGCCGAATATAACCGCCAGGATATAAGATTTCTTGACCTTCCGGATATTGCTGATATTGGGCAGCAGCATCGCGAACACGATCGTCTCGCCAAATGGAAGCGAAGCCACCGAGGCCGAGCCCTTAATAACCGGAGGTATTCCCTGCCCCAGAAAAGGCAGCAAATAATTCCATTTGTAATCCGTGACCAGCATCAGAACGATAATCATCACGATCAGTTCGCGAAAGGGCAAAATCAGCTCATTGACCCGGCCAAGCGGTTCAATTCCTCCCCGGACGGCATAGGCGATTACGGCCAGCAAGGACCCGCTTACGATAATGGCGGGTGCCTCCGGCAGCGCGACGGATATGACATAATCGCGAAAGACACCAGTGACGAGCGCCCCCGTGTAACACGGGTACAGCACATACAGCAGGCCGACAGCTTTTCCAATCCATTTTCCCAGTATGATTTCGCTGTACTCAACAATGCTGCGCTCCGGAAACAGAAGGCCCAGCTTCGTAAATAGAAGAACAACCGCTATCCCAATCAGGGTGGCAATAACAATGGTCAGCCAACCGTCCTGTTTGGCAAAGGAAGCCGCACTGGACGGAATGATTACTGCTGAGCTTCCCATCAGAAATGTAAACATCAGAAAACCGGCCTGCTTGGCACTGATCTTTCCCCGGTCCAGCATGATTTGCCCCTCCATTTTCCAAGCATACTTTGCATAGTTTTCCTACTTGCCGTTAAAATAACCGTTTCTTGCAAGGTTTATTTTCCTCTGAACTGCAAATACTGGGTTTATTATTTTTCACGGGAAAGGACAGGACATGGCACAGGAAAAAATCAGCGGGTGGCAGCTGTTCTCCATGATTATTCTGTTTGAAATCGGGACTACGGTACTGTTTGGACTGGGCATGCGGGCCAAGCAGGACGAGTGGCTGGCTATCCTGGCCGCGATGCTCGGGGGACTTGTATTAATGCGGGTATACGCCAAGCTTTGCGAATATTATCCGAACCGGACGCTCGTCCAAATCATTCCGGAGGTCGTCGGAAAATGGATCGGCTATCCGCTGTCGCTGATTTATATCTTGAATTTTGCTTACGAGTCTTCACGGGTGCTTCGGGACTTCGGGGAGCTTATTGTGCAGACGATCTTGAGGGAAACCCCAATACTGGTCATTATGGCCGGATTCATGCTCGGCGTCGTCTATTGTCTGCGAGGCGGGATTGAAGTGCTCGGACGCTTGGGGGAGATCCTGTTTCCGGTGGCCTTCATCGCCCTTGTGACCGGGTGGATTCTCATCTTCACTTCTGAAATCCAACATTTTGAGAATATAGAACCCGTCTTTGAGAAAAATGGGCGGCCGATCTGGAACGCGGTATTTCCCTTTCTTCTTGTGTTTCCGTTCGGCCAAACGCTGCTGTTCATGATGTTTGCCAAAAACCTGAATTCCCGCAACCGTTTCCGAAAAGTCGGGATGGCCGGGATTGTCGCGTCCGGCATTATTTTGTCATTAAATATGATGGGATTAACTTTCGTATTCGGACCGCTCGTTCTGAAAGAAACGGAATTCCCGCTATATACCGCGATAGGAATGGTTGATCTGGGGGATTTTATTATGAATCTGGATGCGTTCGCAATCCTGATGATGGTTCTGGGCGGATTCTTCAAGCTGGGGGCCTTTATGTACGGTACCGTGCTCGGAACCGCGCAGCTGTTCAGACTGGAATCTTACCACACACTGCTTGTACCATGGGGCACGATTATTCTGGCCCTGTCCTTTATCATTGCGTCAACGTATACCCAACATATCTATATCGGCTGGAATATATCCATACCCTATATCTTTTTCCCGCTGTATGTGGTCATCCCCATTCTGCTGTTGATCATTGCCGCTATTCGTAAAATAGGGAGCATCTGAATGAAGGGTGCAACGCAAGAAGAAACGGCTTCGCCGTCCTTTTAAGGACGGAACCGTTTCTCGTAAAAATACAAGGTCTTTTATAAGCGTGAAACTTATAAATTCTGCTATTATAAAAAAGTTAAGAAGCCAACAAGTCTTCCGGTTATTGGAGACTTGCTGGCTTTTGCTTTTCTATTGGGCAATTCCTCCATCAAACCAAGTTAGGAATTAGGGCAATCGCTCTAACATCAAGGGACAGGTCTGGTTGGTTATGATTTTAGTTCAGCATTATTGCAAAACAGCTAAAGTGCAGCTTTTTTCGATCAAAATCGTTTTTTCTCAAACATAACCTGCAATTATACAGGGATTTGAGACTGTTCTGACTGAATTTGAGGCGGATCGGAGAAAAACCTGTATTTCCGTAGGCATGTTATACATAGCTATTCTCAGGCGATCAAAAGATGCAGAATTTCAGGTTTTCTGCATTATTTACTTCCCCCCCTAAATTAAAGAAGGATCACCCGCTTCCATTCGGGCGGCCCCATCCACCTACGTAAATCCCACCTACCTGAATCCCACCCAAGAAGAAACGCCTGACGGCGTCTTTCAAGACGCAAGTGCGTTTCTCGTAGAAATTCAAGGTTGGTTATAAGCGTGAAACCTATAAATTCTTGTATTTCAAAAAAGGGCCGCTCCCCGGCAGAGTGTTCTACCACGGGAGCAGCCCTTCTATAACGATTACCCGGCATTTACCACAGCGTATACCCTGCTTCCACAAGGACTTTGTACCACTGCTCTTTGGTCAGCTCAGGGCCTTCTGCCGATCTTATGGCCCGCTCAATCCGCTCCTTGTTTCCGGTGCCCAGGACAATGACCGGATTGGACGAGTGCTTGAAGATCCATTTGTAGACGACCTCGTCGAGATGCTCCAGCCCAAGCTCCTGCCGAATCGTTTCGAGAACGTTATGCATCTTCTCCTCAAACGCATTAGTCGGTTTAAAGATTCGTCCACCCGCCAGAGGCGACCAAATCATCGGGGATATTCCTTCTTTCAGGCAATGGGTCATGGCCCCGTTCTGGTAATTCTGGATGCCCAGCGGATGCAGCATAAACTGATTGGTGACAAACGGAACGTCCGAATATTTTTGCAATGTGTCAAATTCAAGCGGACTGTGGTTGGACAAGCCGAAATACTTGACCTTCCCCTCGCTCTGAAGCTGAAGCAGCGTTTCATTAAGCTCGCGCGGATCGATCAGCAGATCAAACATGTGGATGAGCAGAATGTCAATATAACCGCATTGAAGCTTGTCCAGAGAGTCGTTAACCTGCGTCAGAATATATTCTTTATCCGTGTTGAAATAACGAGTCTTGATATGCGGGTTCCGGGCATTCGGCACACTGATTGCGCATTTGGTCACGATTTCAATCTGCTCCCGCAGCGACGGCTTCAGCTGAAGGGCTTCTCCGAACAGCCCTTCGTTTCGATGATCGCCGCCGTAAATATCGGCATGGTCAAACGTGGTAATTCCCCGTTCAATACACCACTCGATAAACTCGACTACCTGCTCGGCACTTAAATTCCAGTCATTCATTCTCATGCATCCAATGACCAGTTTGGAAATGGAAAGCTGCTCGTTTAATTGAATTTTCAACACAGTCACCCACCTTGTACCTAAGATATAACAAGCTAAATCCGCTCTCATTATACCTTATCAGGAAAGCGATTACTTTAAGATTTCTCAGGTTTGTATGTTTGACTTTCTCATCGCGCACTTAGCAGCTCGGCTAACGAGATCCGGCCTGCAACTTCGTAGCCGCGGCCCTGCCCTTTCGGTTTCACTACAACGGTGCCCAGGTTGGGGATCTCGTCCAGCCCGACCCCTTTAGGGAAACTGTGAGCAACGATGACTTGGTTCGTGCCTAAGGGCGGCGTTTTCTCGAGTATCGAAGTCAGGGCAGCCAATGCCGCTTCCCGCTCGGAAGGGGTGACGTCACCGCTTAAGCGGTAAATTCTGATCCAAAATGGGTCGATTTGCACATTTTCTTCGCCAAAAGCCAGTTCCGCCGTTTCCCTTGTACGGCATAACGGTCCTGCCAGAACCGGAGATTGAACAGGGATGTGCAGTCTGCGAATCGCCTCTCCAAAAGCTTCAGCTTGTCTTCGGCCTTCTCCTGAAAGATTTCTCTGCGTGGAACAATCCCCTAGTTCAAGATTGGGCTGGTCTTCTCCTGCGGTTGCTTCGCCATGCCTGACATACAGAATATATCCGCCTTGACGAAGCGAATCCAGCAGCGACGGGTTCACTGGCCCGGCTTGGGGAGCACATTCCGTTGCCCCTACAGTTTGTGCCGGAATTATCAGGAGAACACAAAGAATACTCAAATATACGAGCCTTTTCAAAAATTCCACTCTCCTCTCGCTGGGTACCAATTTCAACCTCTAGTATGCACAAGGAGAGGAAATAAAAACGGGTGTTACATCAATCCCAGCAGCAGGCCACCAGCAGCGCCGGTCAGTACAACCGTCCAGGGCGGAAGCCTCCAAAAGACAAGCATAATAAACAAAATGACCGCCAGGGCAAAATCCATCGGTTCCAGGATAGCGGTAGTCCACAGCGGATCGTACAGAGCCGCCAGCAAAATGCCGACCACAGCCGCGTTGATTCCCGTCAATGCTCCCTGGATATTCGGACTCTTTCGGATCCCGTTCCAGAACGGGAGAGCGCCGATAATGAGAAGAAAGGCGGGCAGGAATATGCCGAGCGTGGCGACCGCCGCACCAGTAATCCCTCCGGCCATAGCCCCAAGATAAGCCGCAAAGGTAAACAGCGGACCCGGCACCGCCTGAGCTGCCCCGTAACCTGCCAGGAAATCTTCCGGGCTGACCCATCCGGCCGGAACGACCTCCCGTTCCAGCAGCGGGAGCACAACATGACCTCCGCCGAACACCAGTGAACCGGAACGGTAAAAGCTGTCAAACATCGCGAGCCAGTCCATTCTCCCCGGCGTTCTGAGAAGCGGGAGCGCTACAAGCAGGAAGGAAAATAAAGCCAGACAGCAGACGGCAACGGTTCGGCTGATCCCAATCTGAAGGTCCGCCCCTCCCGGCGCGGCATTCTTGCGATACAGCCACAAGCCGGCAGTCCCCGCAGCAGCAATGATCAGCACTTGGCTGTAGGCGGTATGCCAGGATAGCGCCACCGCCGCGGCAGCGGCGGCGATGGTCACTCTCCCCCGGTCGGGCGTAAGCTTCTGCCCCATCCCGAGAATGGCTTGGGCAACAATTGCGACCGCTACGATCTTCAGCCCGTGAATCCACCCGGCGCCCGCGATATCGTAACCTTGAAGCAAGAAGGCAAACGCTACTAACGCAATGACTGACGGCAGAGTGAAGCCCAGCCACGCGACGAGACCTCCCAGCAGCCCCGCTCTTACTACGCCGATGCCGATTCCGACCTGGCTGCTGGCGGGACCGGGGAGGAACTGGCACAGCGCGACAAGATCGGCGTAGCTGCGCTCATCCATCCATTTGCGGCGGCGGATGTACTCATGATGAAAGTAGCCCAGATGGGCGATCGGGCCCCCGAATGAGGTGAATCCAAGCCTGGTTGAAACCTTTAGCACTTCCAGAAGTGCCGAGGCTCTGCCCTGCCCAGCCCCTTTCGGCGCCTCCTGCCGATTTGTTTCCATAGTCGGAATACTCCTTTCTCATATCAAAAGTCGATTCTATTCTATGTGATATGCCATAGCTTAACCAGAGCATTTACAGAAATTTTACAAACGATTTTCACTTCAACGGTTAGCCTGCGCCTGTCTCAATTTCCCCTTACTGGTACAGCAGCCCCTTCGTTGTCGTCCTCTCTTATCGCAAATTCAACGGCAGATTCGGCATGAAGTCTTGTTGTATCATACATCGGGATGCTGCAGCCCTGTTGCGAGATAAGCAGGGTTATTTCCGTACATCCAAGAATGACAGCCTCAGCTCCCTGCTGGATCAGACTATCAATGATCTTCAAGTAAGATTGCCTGGACCTTGCGTCAATGATTCCTAAGCAAAGCTCCTGATAAATGATGTCATGTACAATCCTTCGATCCGCTTCATTAGGAACCACAACCTCAAGCCCAAACCTTTCGATGAGTCTTCCCTTGTAAAAATCCTGCTCCATGGTAAAAGCAGTCCCCAGCAAGGCGACTTTCTTTATTCCATCATTCACAATTTCACTTGCGGTTGCATCAGCGATATGAAGTAAGGGGATGGATACCGATTCTTCCACTTCCATCGCCATCTTGTGCATCGTATTCGTGCATATGACGATGAAATCGGCTCCGCCTGCTTCAAGCTTTCGTGCCGAATCAATCATGATTTGTGTGGCTTCTTTCCATCTCCCATGATGCTGAAGAGTCTTGATTTCATGA encodes:
- a CDS encoding histidine phosphatase family protein, with protein sequence MKRLVYLSILCVLLIIPAQTVGATECAPQAGPVNPSLLDSLRQGGYILYVRHGEATAGEDQPNLELGDCSTQRNLSGEGRRQAEAFGEAIRRLHIPVQSPVLAGPLCRTRETAELAFGEENVQIDPFWIRIYRLSGDVTPSEREAALAALTSILEKTPPLGTNQVIVAHSFPKGVGLDEIPNLGTVVVKPKGQGRGYEVAGRISLAELLSAR
- a CDS encoding aldo/keto reductase — translated: MKIQLNEQLSISKLVIGCMRMNDWNLSAEQVVEFIEWCIERGITTFDHADIYGGDHRNEGLFGEALQLKPSLREQIEIVTKCAISVPNARNPHIKTRYFNTDKEYILTQVNDSLDKLQCGYIDILLIHMFDLLIDPRELNETLLQLQSEGKVKYFGLSNHSPLEFDTLQKYSDVPFVTNQFMLHPLGIQNYQNGAMTHCLKEGISPMIWSPLAGGRIFKPTNAFEEKMHNVLETIRQELGLEHLDEVVYKWIFKHSSNPVIVLGTGNKERIERAIRSAEGPELTKEQWYKVLVEAGYTLW
- a CDS encoding spore germination protein, which translates into the protein MGQVTPPNHEPVSGNIAHDIARIKKIFDRSSDIIFREFQIGGSQGAAIVFLDGMVDTLIVDTDIMEPLLRYGEQMTQKSGLTLTGLESLLRKQVISASQISTSGQIQDVVDHILRGDTVLLIDGVDKALYISARGWGMRAVEEPATEAVIRGPREGFTEDLVTNITLIRRRLRTPQLKFEGIQLGRLSKTDVAITYLDGIADEALIEEVRKRLNRIDIDAILESGYVEELIEDSSFSIFPQINYTERPDRIVANLLEGKVAVLIDTTPFALFLPVTFFEMMQASEDYYQRYVVSTLIRLLRYMFLIIALLLPSLYIALLTFHQEMLPTSLLLSAAASRESVPFPAIVEALLMEISFEALREAGVRLPRPVGQAVSIVGALVIGEASVSAGIVSAPMVIIVSITGIASFIIPSYSQAITIRLLRFPMMILAGTLGLYGVLLGLLFILIHMARLRSFGVPYLSPLAPFHASDMKDVLLRVPWWGMTNRSTETGKSNPRRMKGSLRPRPPRRGG
- a CDS encoding aspartate/glutamate racemase family protein — encoded protein: MKTIGLIGGMSWESSLLYYQIINQRVKEKLGGHHSAKSLMYSVDFHEIKTLQHHGRWKEATQIMIDSARKLEAGGADFIVICTNTMHKMAMEVEESVSIPLLHIADATASEIVNDGIKKVALLGTAFTMEQDFYKGRLIERFGLEVVVPNEADRRIVHDIIYQELCLGIIDARSRQSYLKIIDSLIQQGAEAVILGCTEITLLISQQGCSIPMYDTTRLHAESAVEFAIREDDNEGAAVPVRGN
- a CDS encoding GerAB/ArcD/ProY family transporter translates to MAQEKISGWQLFSMIILFEIGTTVLFGLGMRAKQDEWLAILAAMLGGLVLMRVYAKLCEYYPNRTLVQIIPEVVGKWIGYPLSLIYILNFAYESSRVLRDFGELIVQTILRETPILVIMAGFMLGVVYCLRGGIEVLGRLGEILFPVAFIALVTGWILIFTSEIQHFENIEPVFEKNGRPIWNAVFPFLLVFPFGQTLLFMMFAKNLNSRNRFRKVGMAGIVASGIILSLNMMGLTFVFGPLVLKETEFPLYTAIGMVDLGDFIMNLDAFAILMMVLGGFFKLGAFMYGTVLGTAQLFRLESYHTLLVPWGTIILALSFIIASTYTQHIYIGWNISIPYIFFPLYVVIPILLLIIAAIRKIGSI
- a CDS encoding GerAB/ArcD/ProY family transporter, whose product is MLDRGKISAKQAGFLMFTFLMGSSAVIIPSSAASFAKQDGWLTIVIATLIGIAVVLLFTKLGLLFPERSIVEYSEIILGKWIGKAVGLLYVLYPCYTGALVTGVFRDYVISVALPEAPAIIVSGSLLAVIAYAVRGGIEPLGRVNELILPFRELIVMIIVLMLVTDYKWNYLLPFLGQGIPPVIKGSASVASLPFGETIVFAMLLPNISNIRKVKKSYILAVIFGGSLLTISVLISLLVFGPSIVARMNYPTHELIKYIEKLGFLTDMDTLGMMLWISSGFTKIAILYYCAAVGLAQWCRLSDYRCVVNPLGVLIFIFSIAAYGNLVEDAVFVTTIWPFFSLPFVILLPLLMLIVAKIRKLDGGKEEVHLKKG
- a CDS encoding Ger(x)C family spore germination protein codes for the protein MRKLGMLLLILAMLPISGCWGRVELNDLSIVTASAIDKMEDGKYLLTLQIAVPNMLGPASGSGSGGSGSGDGKKATVVVSEKGVTMLDACRRLQKKLPRQLFFSHSRIIIIGEELAREGVAPVLDFFVRYRESRLRSYILFSEGRAADILKINAKWEKISAEEIREEEKRHIAIRIYLKDFFNMLLTDGCEPIAAQVALRQSEVENKDGSSGEEMHTVITGAAVFRKDKLVGWLDDAETRGALWLRNELKSSIVTVEIPKDKGGGNISALAVRKATKIKPILRGGKLRIQADIYMENTVYENNSPLDMSDPKVIQYVEQELELETKRRIQSTIEKAQTTFNSDIFGFGNTVYRAYPKAWNRQYKDKWDDVFPELQVDVNAHAKVVHTGLTNKSMITVEEERE
- a CDS encoding chromate transporter, which codes for METNRQEAPKGAGQGRASALLEVLKVSTRLGFTSFGGPIAHLGYFHHEYIRRRKWMDERSYADLVALCQFLPGPASSQVGIGIGVVRAGLLGGLVAWLGFTLPSVIALVAFAFLLQGYDIAGAGWIHGLKIVAVAIVAQAILGMGQKLTPDRGRVTIAAAAAAVALSWHTAYSQVLIIAAAGTAGLWLYRKNAAPGGADLQIGISRTVAVCCLALFSFLLVALPLLRTPGRMDWLAMFDSFYRSGSLVFGGGHVVLPLLEREVVPAGWVSPEDFLAGYGAAQAVPGPLFTFAAYLGAMAGGITGAAVATLGIFLPAFLLIIGALPFWNGIRKSPNIQGALTGINAAVVGILLAALYDPLWTTAILEPMDFALAVILFIMLVFWRLPPWTVVLTGAAGGLLLGLM